In Juglans microcarpa x Juglans regia isolate MS1-56 chromosome 7D, Jm3101_v1.0, whole genome shotgun sequence, the following are encoded in one genomic region:
- the LOC121238461 gene encoding protein SMG7-like isoform X1 encodes MMIEQMDKMSAPSSRERAQRLYEKNIELENRRRRSAQARIPSDPNAWQQMRENYEAILLEDHAFSEQHSIEYALWQLHYRRIEELRAHFSAALTSVGSNASQGVKGPARPDRITKIRLQFKNFLSEATGFYHEFILKIRAKYGLPLGYFSEDSDNRIITEKDGKKSAEMKKGLISCHRCLIYLGDLARYKGLYGEGDSKSREYTAASSYYLQAASLWPSSGNPHHQLAILASYSGDELVAVYRYFRSLAVDSPFSTARDNLIVAFEKNRQSYSQLPEDIKASAIKESPVRMTGKVRGKGDVKPAPKDTNSEGSQVKERTSTVPETYKSFCIRFVRLNGILFTRTSLETFAEVLYLVSSGLRELLSSGPQEELNFGADALENGLLIVRLVSILVYTVHNVRRETEGQTYSEIVQRAVLLQNAFNAVFELMGHILERCVHLHDPSSSYLLPGILVFVEWLACFPDVLAGSDTDEKQETVRSRFWNNCISFLNKLLLNEPMCIDDDEGVTCFNNISRYEEGDTENRLALWEDFELRGFLPLLPAQTILDFSRKHSFGGDGNKEKKARVKRILAAGKSLANVVRVNQEPMRFDSKVKKFVIGVEPQISDDCMFATTYASMPPTDGIMYEKQTQKTKNLDVLQPNPELHMGGEEEDEVIVFKPTVAERRTDVIGLEWAPYEGLEPGLNASAGVKFFGSSVSAPLGNLRQQIALEAGSQVPASVGNMVPPHLQPIQSYASKWSVEEEALLANSLKGLRFLENGNLMKSEHQDIGIFTPVLSASIQQAVSATVGMPYSHTKALEAGISKMDAFVYSGAISDNFALKTSSASPAGMKKSPVSRPVRHLGPPPGFSPVYSKQVNEPASSSELASEIPIMDDYSWLDGYQLPSSTKGGGTNGSMNYPSYSNPQHIGISNGSSGTVSFPFPGKQVPIMPFPVERQKDWQEDQTLEHPTLYHEQQLQQQHQLINGNQHFIPLPEQYQGQSLWTGRSFV; translated from the exons ATGATGATTGAACAGATGGATAAAATGTCTGCTCCTTCATCTAGGGAGCGTGCCCAACGCCTTTATGAGAAG AACATAGAGCTTGAGAATAGGCGTCGGAGGTCAGCCCAGGCACGCATCCCATCTGATCCAAACGCTTGGCAACAGATGCGTGAGAATTATGAAGCGATACTTCTTGAGGATCATGCTTTCTCTGAGCAGCACAGCATTGAATATGCTCTATGGCAGTTACATTACAGGCGAATTGAGGAGTTGAGAGCACACTTCAGTGCTGCTCTAACATCTGTAGGCTCAAATGCATCTCAAGGTGTGAAAGGCCCTGCTCGACCTGATCGAATTACAAAAATAAGActccaatttaaaaattttctttcagaaGCAACTGGGTTTTACCATGAGTTCATATTAAAAATCCGAGCTAAGTATGGCCTTCCACTGGGTTATTTCTCTGAGGATTCAGATAATCGAATTATTACAGAGAAAGATGGGAAGAAATCTGCTGAAATGAAAAAAGGTCTGATATCTTGTCATCGTTGTTTGATATACTTGGGTGACCTTGCTCGTTATAAAGGATTATATGGGGAGGGTGACTCCAAAAGCCGGGAGTATACGGCAGCGTCAAGTTACTACTTGCAAGCTGCATCTCTTTGGCCATCAAGCGGGAATCCCCATCATCAG CTTGCTATCTTGGCTTCATATTCGggggatgagctggtggctgtGTATCGATATTTTCGGAGTCTGGCAGTAGATAGTCCCTTTTCAACCGCGAGGGATAATTTGATTGTTGCATTTGAGAAG AATCGTCAAAGTTACTCTCAACTACCAGAGGATATAAAAGCTTCTGCAATCAAGGAGTCACCTGTACGGATGACTGGCAAGGTAAGAGGGAAAGGGGATGTGAAACCTGCACCAAAAGATACCAACTCAGAAGGCAGCCAGGTAAAGGAGAGAACATCCACCGTGCCTGAGACATATAAATCCTTTTGTATTCGATTTGTTCGTCTAAACGGCATTCTTTTCACACGTACAAG CCTGGAGACATTTGCAGAAGTTCTCTATTTGGTCAGCAGTGGTTTACGTGAGCTCCTGTCTTCTGGGCCACAGGAAGAGCTGAATTTTGGTGCTGATGCTCTTGAGAATGGACTTCTCATTGTTAGACTTGTCTCCATTCTTGTATACACAGTTCATAATGTGAGAAGGGAGACTGAAGGTCAGACATATTCAGAAATTGTACAGCGTGCTGTTCTACTTCAGAATGCATTTAATGCAGTTTTTGAGTTGATGGGACACATATTGGAGAGATGTGTGCATCTGCATGATCCTTCTTCAAGTTATCTCTTACCTGGAATTCTGGTATTTGTTGAATGGTTGGCATGTTTCCCAGATGTTTTGGCGGGCAGTGATACAGATGAAAAACAGGAAACTGTTAGATCAAGATTTTGGAACAATTGCATATCTTTCTTGAATAAGCTCTTGTTGAATGAGCCGATGTgcattgatgatgatgaaggtgTGACTTGCTTTAATAACATAAGCAGGTATGAAGAAGGTGACACTGAGAACCGACTTGCTTTGTGGGAGGACTTTGAGTTAAGAGGATTCTTGCCGCTACTTCCTGCACAAACCATTTTGGATTTTTCGAGGAAGCACTCCTTTGGAGGTGATggcaataaagaaaaaaaggccCGTGTTAAAAGGATTCTAGCAGCGGGGAAATCTCTAGCAAATGTGGTTAGAGTCAACCAAGAACCAATGCGTTTTGATTCGAAGGTCAAGAAATTTGTTATCGGTGTTGAGCCCCAAATCTCAGATGATTGCATGTTTGCTACGACCTATGCGAGCATGCCTCCTACAGATGGTATAATGTATGAAAAACAGactcagaaaacaaaaaatttggaCGTTCTACAGCCAAATCCTGAGCTACACATGGGAGGGGAAGAGGAGGATGAAGTAATAGTTTTTAAGCCTACAGTGGCTGAGAGGCGAACTGATGTGATTGGTTTGGAATGGGCCCCGTATGAGGGCCTGGAGCCTGGTCTAAATGCTTCTGCAGGTGTGAAATTTTTTGGCAGTTCTGTTTCAGCCCCTCTAGGTAATCTCCGGCAGCAGATTGCTCTTGAGGCGGGTTCACAAGTGCCTGCATCTGTTGGTAATATGGTTCCCCCGCATCTCCAACCGATTCAATCTTATGCTTCAAAGTGGTCAGTGGAAGAGGAAGCTCTTCTTGCTAACAGCTTGAAAGGTCTAAGGTTTCTGGAGAATGGAAATCTAATGAAATCTGAGCATCAAGATATTGGCATATTTACTCCTGTCCTTTCAGCTTCCATCCAGCAAGCTGTCAGTGCTACTGTCGGTATGCCATACAGTCACACAAAAGCTCTGGAAGCTGGGATATCCAAAATGGATGCTTTTGTATATTCTGGGGCTATTTCTGATAACTTTGCTTTGAAAACATCATCAGCATCACCTGCTGGTATGAAAAAAAGTCCAGTTAGTCGTCCTGTTAGGCACCTTGGGCCTCCACCTGGTTTTAGCCCTGTTTACTCTAAACAAGTGAATGAGCCTGCTTCTAGTTCAGAATTAGCGAGTGAGATTCCAATAATGGATGATTATAGCTGGTTGGATGGATATCAGTTGCCATCATCAACCAAGGGCGGTGGGACAAATGGTTCCATGAATTACCCATCCTATTCAAACCCCCAACACATTGGTATCAGCAATGGCTCGAGTGGGACTGTCAGCTTTCCATTTCCTGGAAAACAAGTTCCAATTATGCCATTCCCAGTGGAAAGACAAAAAGACTGGCAAGAAGACCAGACACTTGAACATCCAACTCTATACCATGAACAGCAGTTACAGCAACAGCATCAACTCATCAATGGAAATCAGCACTTTATTCCACTGCCTGAGCAGTATCAAGGACAGTCCCTCTGGACAGGTCGTTCCTTCGTGTGA
- the LOC121238461 gene encoding protein SMG7-like isoform X2, whose translation MDKMSAPSSRERAQRLYEKNIELENRRRRSAQARIPSDPNAWQQMRENYEAILLEDHAFSEQHSIEYALWQLHYRRIEELRAHFSAALTSVGSNASQGVKGPARPDRITKIRLQFKNFLSEATGFYHEFILKIRAKYGLPLGYFSEDSDNRIITEKDGKKSAEMKKGLISCHRCLIYLGDLARYKGLYGEGDSKSREYTAASSYYLQAASLWPSSGNPHHQLAILASYSGDELVAVYRYFRSLAVDSPFSTARDNLIVAFEKNRQSYSQLPEDIKASAIKESPVRMTGKVRGKGDVKPAPKDTNSEGSQVKERTSTVPETYKSFCIRFVRLNGILFTRTSLETFAEVLYLVSSGLRELLSSGPQEELNFGADALENGLLIVRLVSILVYTVHNVRRETEGQTYSEIVQRAVLLQNAFNAVFELMGHILERCVHLHDPSSSYLLPGILVFVEWLACFPDVLAGSDTDEKQETVRSRFWNNCISFLNKLLLNEPMCIDDDEGVTCFNNISRYEEGDTENRLALWEDFELRGFLPLLPAQTILDFSRKHSFGGDGNKEKKARVKRILAAGKSLANVVRVNQEPMRFDSKVKKFVIGVEPQISDDCMFATTYASMPPTDGIMYEKQTQKTKNLDVLQPNPELHMGGEEEDEVIVFKPTVAERRTDVIGLEWAPYEGLEPGLNASAGVKFFGSSVSAPLGNLRQQIALEAGSQVPASVGNMVPPHLQPIQSYASKWSVEEEALLANSLKGLRFLENGNLMKSEHQDIGIFTPVLSASIQQAVSATVGMPYSHTKALEAGISKMDAFVYSGAISDNFALKTSSASPAGMKKSPVSRPVRHLGPPPGFSPVYSKQVNEPASSSELASEIPIMDDYSWLDGYQLPSSTKGGGTNGSMNYPSYSNPQHIGISNGSSGTVSFPFPGKQVPIMPFPVERQKDWQEDQTLEHPTLYHEQQLQQQHQLINGNQHFIPLPEQYQGQSLWTGRSFV comes from the exons ATGGATAAAATGTCTGCTCCTTCATCTAGGGAGCGTGCCCAACGCCTTTATGAGAAG AACATAGAGCTTGAGAATAGGCGTCGGAGGTCAGCCCAGGCACGCATCCCATCTGATCCAAACGCTTGGCAACAGATGCGTGAGAATTATGAAGCGATACTTCTTGAGGATCATGCTTTCTCTGAGCAGCACAGCATTGAATATGCTCTATGGCAGTTACATTACAGGCGAATTGAGGAGTTGAGAGCACACTTCAGTGCTGCTCTAACATCTGTAGGCTCAAATGCATCTCAAGGTGTGAAAGGCCCTGCTCGACCTGATCGAATTACAAAAATAAGActccaatttaaaaattttctttcagaaGCAACTGGGTTTTACCATGAGTTCATATTAAAAATCCGAGCTAAGTATGGCCTTCCACTGGGTTATTTCTCTGAGGATTCAGATAATCGAATTATTACAGAGAAAGATGGGAAGAAATCTGCTGAAATGAAAAAAGGTCTGATATCTTGTCATCGTTGTTTGATATACTTGGGTGACCTTGCTCGTTATAAAGGATTATATGGGGAGGGTGACTCCAAAAGCCGGGAGTATACGGCAGCGTCAAGTTACTACTTGCAAGCTGCATCTCTTTGGCCATCAAGCGGGAATCCCCATCATCAG CTTGCTATCTTGGCTTCATATTCGggggatgagctggtggctgtGTATCGATATTTTCGGAGTCTGGCAGTAGATAGTCCCTTTTCAACCGCGAGGGATAATTTGATTGTTGCATTTGAGAAG AATCGTCAAAGTTACTCTCAACTACCAGAGGATATAAAAGCTTCTGCAATCAAGGAGTCACCTGTACGGATGACTGGCAAGGTAAGAGGGAAAGGGGATGTGAAACCTGCACCAAAAGATACCAACTCAGAAGGCAGCCAGGTAAAGGAGAGAACATCCACCGTGCCTGAGACATATAAATCCTTTTGTATTCGATTTGTTCGTCTAAACGGCATTCTTTTCACACGTACAAG CCTGGAGACATTTGCAGAAGTTCTCTATTTGGTCAGCAGTGGTTTACGTGAGCTCCTGTCTTCTGGGCCACAGGAAGAGCTGAATTTTGGTGCTGATGCTCTTGAGAATGGACTTCTCATTGTTAGACTTGTCTCCATTCTTGTATACACAGTTCATAATGTGAGAAGGGAGACTGAAGGTCAGACATATTCAGAAATTGTACAGCGTGCTGTTCTACTTCAGAATGCATTTAATGCAGTTTTTGAGTTGATGGGACACATATTGGAGAGATGTGTGCATCTGCATGATCCTTCTTCAAGTTATCTCTTACCTGGAATTCTGGTATTTGTTGAATGGTTGGCATGTTTCCCAGATGTTTTGGCGGGCAGTGATACAGATGAAAAACAGGAAACTGTTAGATCAAGATTTTGGAACAATTGCATATCTTTCTTGAATAAGCTCTTGTTGAATGAGCCGATGTgcattgatgatgatgaaggtgTGACTTGCTTTAATAACATAAGCAGGTATGAAGAAGGTGACACTGAGAACCGACTTGCTTTGTGGGAGGACTTTGAGTTAAGAGGATTCTTGCCGCTACTTCCTGCACAAACCATTTTGGATTTTTCGAGGAAGCACTCCTTTGGAGGTGATggcaataaagaaaaaaaggccCGTGTTAAAAGGATTCTAGCAGCGGGGAAATCTCTAGCAAATGTGGTTAGAGTCAACCAAGAACCAATGCGTTTTGATTCGAAGGTCAAGAAATTTGTTATCGGTGTTGAGCCCCAAATCTCAGATGATTGCATGTTTGCTACGACCTATGCGAGCATGCCTCCTACAGATGGTATAATGTATGAAAAACAGactcagaaaacaaaaaatttggaCGTTCTACAGCCAAATCCTGAGCTACACATGGGAGGGGAAGAGGAGGATGAAGTAATAGTTTTTAAGCCTACAGTGGCTGAGAGGCGAACTGATGTGATTGGTTTGGAATGGGCCCCGTATGAGGGCCTGGAGCCTGGTCTAAATGCTTCTGCAGGTGTGAAATTTTTTGGCAGTTCTGTTTCAGCCCCTCTAGGTAATCTCCGGCAGCAGATTGCTCTTGAGGCGGGTTCACAAGTGCCTGCATCTGTTGGTAATATGGTTCCCCCGCATCTCCAACCGATTCAATCTTATGCTTCAAAGTGGTCAGTGGAAGAGGAAGCTCTTCTTGCTAACAGCTTGAAAGGTCTAAGGTTTCTGGAGAATGGAAATCTAATGAAATCTGAGCATCAAGATATTGGCATATTTACTCCTGTCCTTTCAGCTTCCATCCAGCAAGCTGTCAGTGCTACTGTCGGTATGCCATACAGTCACACAAAAGCTCTGGAAGCTGGGATATCCAAAATGGATGCTTTTGTATATTCTGGGGCTATTTCTGATAACTTTGCTTTGAAAACATCATCAGCATCACCTGCTGGTATGAAAAAAAGTCCAGTTAGTCGTCCTGTTAGGCACCTTGGGCCTCCACCTGGTTTTAGCCCTGTTTACTCTAAACAAGTGAATGAGCCTGCTTCTAGTTCAGAATTAGCGAGTGAGATTCCAATAATGGATGATTATAGCTGGTTGGATGGATATCAGTTGCCATCATCAACCAAGGGCGGTGGGACAAATGGTTCCATGAATTACCCATCCTATTCAAACCCCCAACACATTGGTATCAGCAATGGCTCGAGTGGGACTGTCAGCTTTCCATTTCCTGGAAAACAAGTTCCAATTATGCCATTCCCAGTGGAAAGACAAAAAGACTGGCAAGAAGACCAGACACTTGAACATCCAACTCTATACCATGAACAGCAGTTACAGCAACAGCATCAACTCATCAATGGAAATCAGCACTTTATTCCACTGCCTGAGCAGTATCAAGGACAGTCCCTCTGGACAGGTCGTTCCTTCGTGTGA